In Natronorubrum halophilum, the genomic window TCACTCGAACTCCGGTTCGCGGCCCTCGACGAACGCCGACATTCCCTCCCGCTGATCCGGCGTGCCGAACAGGCTCGCGAACGCGCGCTGTTCGTATGCGAGACCGCTCGTCTGCGAGCCCTCGGAGCGCTGGTTAAGCGCCTGCTTGGCGGCCCGCATCGCGACGGCCGGTTTCTCCGCGATCCGTGACGCCAGTTCGGAAACGGCGTCCTCGAGGTCTTCGTCCGAAACGACCTCCCCGAACAGCCCCGCCTGAGCGGCCGACTCGGCATCGAGGCGTTCGCCGAGGAAGATCATCCGTCGGGCGGTTTCGTCGCCGACGAGTTCCGGCAGGCGCTGGGTGGCCCCCCAGCCGGGGATGATTCCCAGATCGATCTCCGTGTTGCCGATGACGGCCGACTCGGCGGCGACGCGCAGGTCGCAGGCGATCGCCATCTCGCAGCCCCCGCCGAACGCGTAGCCGTTGACCGCGGCAATCGTCGGCGCGGGGAACGCCTCGAGCGCGTCGGCGACGTCGTGCCCGAGTTCGCCCCACTCCTGGCCCTCCGTCGTCGAGAGGTCCTGCATGTACGCGATGTCCGCGCCAGCGATGAACGCGTCGTCGCCGGCACCCGTCACGACGAGCGCGCGGGCGTCCTCGTCCGCGGCTTCGGTGATCGCCTCGCCCATCGCCTCAAGCGTCGCCACGTTCAAGGCGTTGAGCGCGTCCGGGCGATCGACCGTCAGCGTTGCAACGTCTTCGTCCCAGTCGAGTCGTACGGTTTTCCACGACATGGGCCGGGGTTCATCGGCCGGCATGAAATCCTTTCGCACATCCAGAGCGGACGAGCACCCGTCACACCTTTCCTCGAGCGAACCCTACACGCGACTATGAAACGAGCGACGTTCGGCGGCGGCTGTTTCTGGTGCGTCGAGGCGGCGATGGAGCAACTCGAGGGCGTCGAATCGGTGACCTCCGGCTACGCCGGTGGCCACACCGAGAACCCGACGTATCGGGAGGTCTGTTCCGGTCGGACCGGCCACGCGGAGGTCGTCCAGATCGAGTACGATCCGGACGAAATCGCCTACGAAGATCTGCTCGAGGTGTTCTTTACGATCCACGACCCGACGACCCTGAACCGCGAAGGACCGGACGTGGGTTCCCAGTACCGCTCGGCGATCTACGCCCACGACGACGACCAACTCGAGACCGCCGAGGCGTTCGCCGCGGCGCTCGAGGACGAAGGCCTCTACGAGGGGATCGTCACCGAGATCGAACCGCTCGAGACGTTCTACGAGGCCGAAGAGAAACACCAGAACTACTTCGAGAAGAATCCCAACGACGCCTACTGTTCGATGCACGCAGCGCCGAAAGTCGAGAAAGTCCGCGAGAAGTTCACGACGACCGCAGGAAGCGAGACGACATCGCCGTAAGCGAGCAGGGTATCGCAACCGTTCGTCTCGGGCGACGGCGGCGAATCCGACCGGAGCGATACTTACGGGGAGTACGTTCGCCGAACCCGACCGTCCCCTCCCTGCCGGTCGATACGCAGACCGCTGAGAACGGCCGTTCCCGCGTTCTTGAACCCGTTTCCGGTCAAACTCGTACGTTTCGGCCAGATCCGTATCGGAGAAGGCCCGAATACTACGAGAGCAAGGTTTCTCGAGAGAGACCCGAACGGCAACGGAATCGCGAAACGGAAAACGATCACGAAAACAGCCCGGCAAGGCCAGGTATTGGCCGTTTAACCCTATATTCAATATATTTTAGAGCGTTTGAACACTTATCTCCACCATGCATGGTTATTGACTGCTCGATAAGCTTTATTATTGGACAGAGAGTACTCGTGCATGAGGTGGTAATGATATTCGAACCGACCCTGATGAACCCATCCGTAAGGTAACCATTGTGTCCTGTGACACCATATCCCTGTGTGGATCCGCAACGACGACACAATGAATACGTCAACCTCAGATTCTATATCCGATCTTCGGCTTTCGCTCTTCTTCGAATAAGTCGCCTCCGAAATTACTCGAGGACCCGTGCGTTCCGACCGCCGTTTGCGGCCCGGGTTCGACAGCGCAGCGTCCATCGCCGAATCGCACAGTGAAAGGTACGTCCGTTCGTGGTCCGTTATCCGAGTATGGATCGTCGAACTGATGTCCTCGTTATCGGCGGCGGCGCGACCGGGACGGGAATCGCGAGGGACCTCGCACTACGGGGCGTGGACGTAACGCTGGTCGAACGCGACGGACTCTCGTCCGGCGCATCCGGCCGCTCACACGGCCTGCTCCACAGCGGTGCCCGCTACGCCGAGAGCGATGCGGAGGGCGCGCTCGAGTGCCTCGAGGAGAATCGAATCCTCCGCGATATCGCCGGCGAGTGCGTCCGGGAGACCCGCGGCCTGTTCGTCCAGTTGAGCGCGGACGATCCGGCGTACTTCGCGGAGAAACGCGCGGCCTGCGAGGAGATAGGGATTCCGGTCGAGGTACTCGACGGCGACGCGGCTCGGGCTGCGGTTCCCGGTCTCGCGGACGCCGTCGAGCGAGCCATGTGGGTTCCCGACGGCGTCGTGCTTCCGTCGCGGCTGGTCGCAGCGAACGCAGCGGACGCTCGCGACCACGGCGCTCGAATCCGTCCGCACGCGCCGGTCACGTCGATGACGCTCGAGAACGGCCGGATCACGGACGTCGCGCTCGGCGGCGACGCTGACGAAACGATCGCGCCCTCGTACGTCGTGAACGCGGCCGGCGCTCACGCCGGCCAGGTCGCCGCGATAGCGGGCGTCACCGTCGAAATGCGGCCGACTCGAGGCGTCATGATTTCGGTCGAGTACGGCGATCTCGAGCCGGTACTCAACCGGTGTCGCGACCCCGCCGACGGCGACATTATCGTGCCACACGACGACGAGGTCGTCCTCGGTACCACGAGCGTTCCGGTCGACGATCCCGACGAGTACGAGCGAAGCGACTGGGAGATCGAGCGGACGGCGGCCGAGTGTGCGACGGTGTTGCCGTCGGTCGAAGACGCCGAGCAGGTCCGAACGTGGTGGGGCGTTCGACCGCTGTACGCGCCCGAGGAAGCGGATCGCGGCGGTCGCGGGATCTCTCGCGGGTTCCACCTGCTCGATCACGCGGACCCCTCGTCGGCGCACGACTCCGACGGCGTCGAGAACGTCGTCAGTATCGTCGGTGGCAAACTGACGACCTACCGAGCGATGGCCGAGGCGACGGCCGATCTCGTTTGCGACCGGCTCGGCGTAAACGCCGAGTCAGTCACCGCTGAGACCGAATTACCGAACGCAGCAGATCCGGCGAGACTCGACGCGTTGGTCCGCGAGTTCGACGGACAGGGTCCGACGGATGTGGATCTCGTCAGTCGTAACGGATCGACCTAAGAGCGGTTGGGAGATCCCTCCCAGCCCTCACTACGCGATCAGCGTGAACGTCCGATAGTCCGTACAGAGCGGTTATTCCGTATGCAGACGTAGGGGTTCCATGGAAGAAACGCGAACCGAGCGAAAGATGTCGCCACACCTGTACGAATGTATGGTCTGCGGTCACCGAGAAAAAGGGATCCACCCGATGGTCTGCCCGGACTGCGCGGGCGAGATGCAGAACCTCGACAACCCTCGAGAACAGTAATCGAGGGGGCGACGGTTCGCTCCGCGAGTTCGCGGCCAAATCGCGGTCGCTCCGAGAAGGTGTGCAGCGAGTTCGCGTACCCGGGACGACCGTCGATCTCGCCGCCGAGGACCGCGACCGATGCCGTTGGCGGGAAGCGCCCGACACGGACGCGGCTCTCGTCGGCCGAGGGTGAACATGAGTACCAATGCCAAGCGTTATTCCGTCAGCCCCCTTTGATTGGGCAATGAACGTGTTGGCACTCGGACCGCTGCAAGTCGGCGACCCGCTACTGACCGCCGGGGTGGTCGTCCTCGTCCTCGTCGCCATCACCGTCTGGCAGATGGTCGAGATCGTCGACGCCTACAACAGGGGTGCACTGACCATCTTCGGCGAGTACCGCAAACTGCTCGAGCCGGGGCTCAACATCGTCCCGCCGTTCGTCTCGCGGGTCTACACCTTCGACATGCGGACGCAGACCCTGGACGTTCCCCGACAGGAAGCGATCACGCGGGACAACTCGCCGGTGACGGCCGACGCCGTCGTCTACATCAGGGTGATGGACGCCAAGCGAGCGTTCCTCGAGGTCGAAAACTACCAGCGGGCGGTCTCGAACCTCGCCCAGACGACGCTGCGTGCCGTCATCGGTGACATGGAACTCGACGACACGCTGAGCCGGCGCGAGATGATCAACGAGCGCATTCGAACCGAACTCGACGAACCCACCGACGAGTGGGGGATCCGCGTCGAGAGCGTCGAGGTTCGCGAGGTGACGCCGTCGAAGGGCGTCACGGGAGCGATGGAACAACAGACCTCCGCCGAACGAAAACGCCGCGCCATGATCCTCGAGGCGCAGGGGGAACGCCGGAGCGCCGTCGAGCGGGCGGAAGGCAACAAGCAAAGCGAGATCATCCGCGCACAGGGTGAAAAGCAGAGCCAGATCCTGGAGGCGCAAGGTGACTCGATCTCGACGGTCCTGCGCGCAAAATCCGCCGAGTCGATGGGCGAACGGGCGGTCATCGACAAGGGGATGGAGACCCTCGCCGAGATCGGCCGGAGCGACTCGACGACGTTCGTCCTCCCACAAGAGCTCACCTCGATGGTCGGTCGCTACGGCAAGCACCTCTCGGGCAGCGATGTCAGCGTCGACGGCCAGCAACTCGACAGTCTCGAGTTCGACGAGGAGACGCGCGAACTGATCGGTCTCGACGACATCGCCGAGATCATCGGCGAGATCGAGCAGACGGAGATGGACGTCGAGGCGATGGAACAGGAAGCCCAGGCGATCAAAGAGGGCCAGGACATCGGCATGCAGACGGAGTCGTCGACGACGACGACAAACGTCACGCCGAACTCCGACTCCGGCGACCAGTCTGGCTCGGAGCAGTAAGCCACCTAACCGCGGATTTTCGACCGTTCGAAACGGTAACTGCCTCTCGTTGTTGGCGAGTGTGTGAATCGATCGGCTCGAGACCAGTTTCAACTCGGACCGCGCGAGCGGTCACGAGAGCGGCTCAGAACTCCCGTGTCGCGTTCGACCAGATACCGAGAGATTGGTTCGTCGAGCGGTCGATATCGACGCGGAACTCGCGGTCGTCGTCGAGGCTGATCGCGATCCGGTCGAAATCCGCAACGTAACGCGATTTGTGGTGACTGCCCTGGCGAACGCCGACGGTTTCGTTAGCGAGTTCGGCCTCGGTTAGCAGGTCGAGTTTTCGGTAGGTCGTCGAGAGCGGGAGGTCCGCCTCATCTGCGATCTCTGGAACGGTCTTTGGCTCCTCGAGAATCGAGATGATCCCCCGGCAGTCAGCATCGTCCAGCACGGTAATAACGCGCTCGAGGTCGGCCCTGTCGCCGGACGATGAGAACTCGAGTGGCATATGGATGGGACCACGTTAGGAGCGAAGCGTAAAGACATGTTTGGTCGGCGCTACCGTCTCGAAGAGACGGCTCCGTCGCCGGACGATGAGAGCGGAGTGTGCCTAACTACATGTAGGGCCGGGCCGAGGCTTCCCGTATGAGCGACGATCAGCCGTCGGAATCGACGATCGAAAACACGCCAGGACAGGGACGAACGCCCGAAGCCGAACGGATCGAGCCGTCCGCTCCCGAGGAGTTCGGTCTCGTACAGGTCTGGTGGGGCGACGGCAAAGGAAAGACGACGGCGACGCTCGGCATGGGCGTTCGCGCCGCGGGCCACGGCTACCGCGTGCACGTGCTCCAGTTCATGAAAGGCGGAGCCTCGAGCGTCGATGCGGTCCGCGGCGAGTACAACGCGATGGCGGTCCTTCCGGGGATCAGCTACGAGAATCTCGGCCACTACGGCTGGCACGGCATGGCGGACGGGAGCGACGAAGCGGATCACGAAACGGAAGCGCGGGCCGGTCTCGAGCGCGCCCAGGAGTTACTCGCAGCGGCGGCGGAAACCGACCTCGGCGAGCCGATCAACCTCGACGCCCCGCCGGAAGAGGGGATGCATATGCTGATTCTCGACGAAGTGCTCTACGCCGCCGATCGCGGTCTACTCGACGAGGACGACGTCCGCGACCTGATCGATTCGAAACCGGACGATCTCGAACTCGTGCTCTCGGGAAGTCACACCGAGCCAGCCTATCTCGAGGATCGGGCCGACCTGATCACGAACGTCCGGAAGGTGGCCCATCCGATCGACGACGGCCAGCGGGCGCGACAGGGGACGGAGTTCTGAGCGACGAGAAACGCGAGATCGACCCGTGCGGCGTAGACCGCAGCCGAGAGGCAGCGACACCGGAACCGACGACCGACACCGGAGACCGATTCACTCGGGCCGCGGCGCTCGTTCACTCGCTCGTATAGCTCTCGATCAGATCGCGAAGTCGGTCCGCCGGCAGCGCGCCGGTGTGCTGTTCGACCTGCTCGCCGTCCGCAAAGAGCAGGAGCGTCGGAACGCCGCGAACGCCGTAGGCACCCGCGAGTTGCTGGTGTTGCTCGACGTCTACTTTCGCAATCACGGCGTCCGTTTCGCTCGCCAACCCGTCGAGAACCGGCTCGAGCATCTGGCAGGGGCCACACCAGTCGGCGTAGAAATCCACGAGCACGACGTCGTGGTCGGAGACGACGGCCTCGAGGTGATCGGTGCCGTCGATACGGACCGGTTCGTCGAGCGACTGTTCCGATGATCCGCGATGTGTATCGGTTGCCATCACGTGTCCGTAGGATCCGAGCGCGGTTAAATATGTTGTATGAATTGCGCAATACTGATGGGGTCGCGGCTACGGTTTCGACGGATTCGAGAACGGTTGCTATCGGTCAGTGCGTCGTATCGCACTCAAAGCAGCCGGTTACTGAAAAGCGGCTCGGGAGAGAGGTAATCGAAGAACTGCTAGACGTCGTACTCCGGATAGGTTTACGTTCGATATTGTGTGCGGGATTCAATAGTGTCGAATCGCGTTCGATCGGCCTCGAGCGCCCCTCCGAATCGGTGTTCGTCGCTAGCCCTCAGCCGCCGGCGCACCGTCGTCGGCGCGCTCGTACTTGTCCTCGAACTCGTGGATGAGCTGTCCCATCTTCGCGTACCAGTCGTTCAACAGTCGCTGCATGTCGTTTGCGACCTGGGTCGAATCGGTCGGGTAGTAGACGTGATAGTAGCCGCCCTGATCGTAGTTGATCTGCTCCTTTTGAATGAATCCACTCTGGAGTAGGCGCTGGATCGATCGGTAGGCCGTCGACCGTTCGCGATCCACCCGCTCGGCGACCCCGTCGATAGTCAGGGGTTCGTCGCTTTCGACCAGTGCTCGAAAGCACTCCTTGTCGAGTTGCTTGAGGCCGTGGATACACTCCAACAGCCCTTCGCACTCCATATCCTGCTGGAGTTGTTCCGCCATCGAATTAGCCATCGTACCACCTCGAGAGACGGGACGAACTGATAAAAGGATTTGTGAATATTGTACAATCTCGATGATCGGCCGAGAGTTCCCTCACGCGACGGTACGTCCGCTCACAAGGATGGTGTCGTCGGCGCTCGTATCGCCGTACCGAGGTCGCGTCCCCGCCAGCACAATTAATATCAAGTAATTTGAACACTCCGACAACCAATGGGTGCAATTCAGGTGGACGGGTTGGGAAAGACGTACGGCGACATCGACGCGGTCGACGGGATGGATTTCAGCGTCGAGCGGGGAGAACTCTACGGGTTTCTCGGTCCGAACGGGGCCGGCAAGACGACCACGATTCGCGTCCTAACCGGCCAGATCCGACCGGACGCGGGGACGGCTCGCGTCCTCGAAACCGATCCGACGACGGAGCCGATCGAAACCCGACGATGGGTCGGCGTTCTGCCGGAGCAGGGCTCGCCGCCGAGCTTTCTGACCCCGCGGGAGTACTTCGAGTTCGTCGGGAGCGTCCGGGACCTCGAGCCGGACCGAGTAGCCGATCGAACGGAGCTCTGGGCGGACCGACTGGGGTTCGAGAGCAAACTCGATACGCTCCACACTGACCTCTCGCGGGGCCAACAGCAGAAAGTGATGATCACGCAGGCGTTCCTCCACGAACCCGACGTGGTCTTCATCGACGAACCGCTGGCGAATCTCGACCCGCTGGTCCAAGAACAGGTCAAGCAGTTTCTCGTGTCGTACGCGGCCGGCGACAACGCCGTCTTCGTCTCGACGCACAACATCGACGTCGCCGAGGAGATCTGTACGCGGGTCGGAATCGTCGCCGACGGACGGATCGTAACCGAACGGTCGCTCGAGG contains:
- a CDS encoding SPFH domain-containing protein, which codes for MNVLALGPLQVGDPLLTAGVVVLVLVAITVWQMVEIVDAYNRGALTIFGEYRKLLEPGLNIVPPFVSRVYTFDMRTQTLDVPRQEAITRDNSPVTADAVVYIRVMDAKRAFLEVENYQRAVSNLAQTTLRAVIGDMELDDTLSRREMINERIRTELDEPTDEWGIRVESVEVREVTPSKGVTGAMEQQTSAERKRRAMILEAQGERRSAVERAEGNKQSEIIRAQGEKQSQILEAQGDSISTVLRAKSAESMGERAVIDKGMETLAEIGRSDSTTFVLPQELTSMVGRYGKHLSGSDVSVDGQQLDSLEFDEETRELIGLDDIAEIIGEIEQTEMDVEAMEQEAQAIKEGQDIGMQTESSTTTTNVTPNSDSGDQSGSEQ
- a CDS encoding ABC transporter ATP-binding protein; translated protein: MGAIQVDGLGKTYGDIDAVDGMDFSVERGELYGFLGPNGAGKTTTIRVLTGQIRPDAGTARVLETDPTTEPIETRRWVGVLPEQGSPPSFLTPREYFEFVGSVRDLEPDRVADRTELWADRLGFESKLDTLHTDLSRGQQQKVMITQAFLHEPDVVFIDEPLANLDPLVQEQVKQFLVSYAAGDNAVFVSTHNIDVAEEICTRVGIVADGRIVTERSLEGDGTDGSLLEVFLDRVNDADVRDAPSLEQVEPGR
- a CDS encoding helix-turn-helix domain-containing protein, which gives rise to MANSMAEQLQQDMECEGLLECIHGLKQLDKECFRALVESDEPLTIDGVAERVDRERSTAYRSIQRLLQSGFIQKEQINYDQGGYYHVYYPTDSTQVANDMQRLLNDWYAKMGQLIHEFEDKYERADDGAPAAEG
- a CDS encoding FAD-dependent oxidoreductase — translated: MDRRTDVLVIGGGATGTGIARDLALRGVDVTLVERDGLSSGASGRSHGLLHSGARYAESDAEGALECLEENRILRDIAGECVRETRGLFVQLSADDPAYFAEKRAACEEIGIPVEVLDGDAARAAVPGLADAVERAMWVPDGVVLPSRLVAANAADARDHGARIRPHAPVTSMTLENGRITDVALGGDADETIAPSYVVNAAGAHAGQVAAIAGVTVEMRPTRGVMISVEYGDLEPVLNRCRDPADGDIIVPHDDEVVLGTTSVPVDDPDEYERSDWEIERTAAECATVLPSVEDAEQVRTWWGVRPLYAPEEADRGGRGISRGFHLLDHADPSSAHDSDGVENVVSIVGGKLTTYRAMAEATADLVCDRLGVNAESVTAETELPNAADPARLDALVREFDGQGPTDVDLVSRNGST
- a CDS encoding enoyl-CoA hydratase/isomerase family protein, which translates into the protein MSWKTVRLDWDEDVATLTVDRPDALNALNVATLEAMGEAITEAADEDARALVVTGAGDDAFIAGADIAYMQDLSTTEGQEWGELGHDVADALEAFPAPTIAAVNGYAFGGGCEMAIACDLRVAAESAVIGNTEIDLGIIPGWGATQRLPELVGDETARRMIFLGERLDAESAAQAGLFGEVVSDEDLEDAVSELASRIAEKPAVAMRAAKQALNQRSEGSQTSGLAYEQRAFASLFGTPDQREGMSAFVEGREPEFE
- a CDS encoding winged helix-turn-helix domain-containing protein — its product is MPLEFSSSGDRADLERVITVLDDADCRGIISILEEPKTVPEIADEADLPLSTTYRKLDLLTEAELANETVGVRQGSHHKSRYVADFDRIAISLDDDREFRVDIDRSTNQSLGIWSNATREF
- a CDS encoding cob(I)yrinic acid a,c-diamide adenosyltransferase, with protein sequence MSDDQPSESTIENTPGQGRTPEAERIEPSAPEEFGLVQVWWGDGKGKTTATLGMGVRAAGHGYRVHVLQFMKGGASSVDAVRGEYNAMAVLPGISYENLGHYGWHGMADGSDEADHETEARAGLERAQELLAAAAETDLGEPINLDAPPEEGMHMLILDEVLYAADRGLLDEDDVRDLIDSKPDDLELVLSGSHTEPAYLEDRADLITNVRKVAHPIDDGQRARQGTEF
- a CDS encoding rubrerythrin-like domain-containing protein; the encoded protein is MEETRTERKMSPHLYECMVCGHREKGIHPMVCPDCAGEMQNLDNPREQ
- the trxA gene encoding thioredoxin; its protein translation is MATDTHRGSSEQSLDEPVRIDGTDHLEAVVSDHDVVLVDFYADWCGPCQMLEPVLDGLASETDAVIAKVDVEQHQQLAGAYGVRGVPTLLLFADGEQVEQHTGALPADRLRDLIESYTSE
- the msrA gene encoding peptide-methionine (S)-S-oxide reductase MsrA; translated protein: MKRATFGGGCFWCVEAAMEQLEGVESVTSGYAGGHTENPTYREVCSGRTGHAEVVQIEYDPDEIAYEDLLEVFFTIHDPTTLNREGPDVGSQYRSAIYAHDDDQLETAEAFAAALEDEGLYEGIVTEIEPLETFYEAEEKHQNYFEKNPNDAYCSMHAAPKVEKVREKFTTTAGSETTSP